In Legionella sp. PATHC035, a genomic segment contains:
- a CDS encoding ribonucleoside-diphosphate reductase subunit alpha, translated as MSAILDPVNDVPQTSQLELTANAPGLLKTIKRNGKVVNYDDTKIKVAITKAFIADEGGTAPTSDRIHQQIEELTRQITQVFKRRLPSGGAVHIEDIQDQVELALMRTGHYKVARAYVLYREEHRKARENELKQQASDNKILLITMPDGELKPLDTERMNTIVNEACRNLEHVQAEPVIKEAMRNLYNQAKFEDVHKALIMAARTLVEKEPNYTYVSARLLLDSLRMEALTKLEIQADATFDEMIKIYPAYFKVYIAHGIKQGMLDVKMADFDLEKLGKALLPERDMKFSYLSLQTLYDRYFIHDHGIRYELPQAFFMRVAMGLALREQNKDDKAIEFYQLLSSFDYMSSTPTLFNSGTIRPQLSSCYLTTVPDHLDGIYSAIKDNALLSKYAGGLGNDWTPVRAMGSHIKGTNGKSQGVVPFLNVADATAVAVNQGGKRKGAVCAYLECWHKDVEEFLELRKNTGDDRRRTHDMNTALWIPDLFMMRVRENGDWTLFSPDEVPNLHDQYGKAFETLYREYEEKARQGLIKNAKTLSAVKLWRKMLSMLFETGHPWMTFKDPCNLRSPQQHAGVVHSSNLCTEITLNTSEEEIAVCNLGSINLPAHIKKGKLDTEKLKRTIRTAIRMLDNVIDINYYSVPQARNSNLKHRPIGLGLMGFQDALYELKIDYASPEAVEFADSSMELISYYAIEASCDLAKERGSYSSYEGSLWSKGILPIDSINLLQQARSKYLEQDRSQRLDWESLRIKVRTQGMRNSNVMAIAPTATISNICGVSQSIEPTYQNLYVKSNLSGEFTVVNPYLVADLKALNLWDEVMVNDLKYFNGSVQPISRIPAELKQRYATSFEIDPIWLVDAASRRQKWIDQAQSLNIYMAQPSGKKLDQLYMHAWIRGLKTTYYLRSLGASNAEKSTVTDGALNAVKIIAEEPKVCSILDPDCEACQ; from the coding sequence ATGTCCGCAATTCTTGATCCGGTAAATGATGTGCCGCAAACGAGTCAACTGGAATTGACTGCTAATGCCCCTGGTTTATTAAAAACCATTAAACGCAATGGTAAAGTAGTAAATTATGATGATACGAAAATTAAAGTTGCAATCACTAAAGCATTCATTGCCGACGAAGGCGGTACAGCTCCAACCTCAGATCGTATTCATCAACAAATTGAAGAACTTACCCGTCAAATAACTCAAGTGTTTAAACGCCGTTTGCCCAGCGGTGGTGCAGTTCATATTGAGGACATTCAGGATCAAGTAGAGTTAGCACTCATGCGTACTGGCCACTACAAAGTTGCCCGCGCTTATGTGTTGTACCGCGAAGAACACCGTAAAGCACGTGAAAATGAATTAAAACAACAAGCCAGTGACAACAAAATTCTATTAATTACGATGCCGGATGGTGAATTAAAGCCATTAGATACTGAGCGCATGAACACTATTGTTAATGAAGCATGCCGTAATTTAGAGCATGTTCAGGCAGAACCTGTGATTAAAGAAGCAATGCGCAATCTTTACAACCAAGCGAAATTTGAGGATGTGCACAAAGCGTTGATTATGGCTGCACGTACATTGGTTGAAAAAGAGCCCAACTATACTTATGTCAGTGCTCGTTTGTTATTAGACAGCTTGCGTATGGAAGCACTAACTAAATTAGAGATCCAAGCGGATGCAACCTTTGATGAAATGATCAAGATTTATCCAGCATACTTCAAAGTGTATATTGCTCACGGCATCAAACAAGGAATGCTGGATGTAAAAATGGCCGATTTTGACTTAGAAAAACTCGGCAAGGCGCTGTTGCCTGAGCGTGATATGAAGTTTAGCTATTTAAGTTTACAAACCTTATATGATCGTTACTTCATCCATGATCATGGCATACGTTATGAGTTGCCTCAGGCATTCTTTATGCGTGTTGCTATGGGTCTGGCTCTGCGTGAGCAAAATAAAGATGATAAAGCCATTGAGTTTTATCAATTGCTGTCTTCTTTTGATTACATGTCTTCAACACCGACTCTGTTTAACTCTGGGACAATTAGACCTCAATTATCCAGCTGCTACTTGACCACTGTTCCTGATCATTTAGATGGTATATACAGTGCCATTAAAGACAATGCCCTACTTTCCAAATATGCAGGTGGTTTGGGTAATGACTGGACTCCAGTACGTGCAATGGGTTCACATATCAAAGGCACCAACGGAAAATCACAAGGAGTGGTTCCCTTCCTGAATGTTGCTGATGCAACCGCAGTTGCAGTAAACCAAGGAGGTAAACGTAAAGGAGCAGTCTGTGCTTATCTGGAGTGTTGGCATAAAGATGTAGAGGAGTTCCTTGAGTTAAGAAAAAATACTGGGGACGATCGACGCCGTACACACGATATGAATACTGCATTGTGGATACCTGATTTATTTATGATGCGTGTACGTGAAAATGGTGATTGGACTTTATTCTCACCTGATGAAGTGCCTAATTTACATGATCAATATGGTAAAGCTTTTGAAACACTCTATCGTGAGTATGAAGAAAAGGCACGCCAAGGTCTCATCAAAAATGCAAAAACTTTATCTGCAGTCAAACTGTGGCGTAAAATGCTATCCATGCTTTTTGAAACTGGCCATCCATGGATGACCTTTAAAGATCCTTGCAATTTACGTTCGCCACAACAACATGCTGGTGTAGTTCATAGCTCTAATTTGTGTACTGAGATTACACTGAACACCTCAGAAGAAGAGATCGCTGTATGTAATCTGGGCAGTATCAATCTTCCCGCACACATCAAAAAGGGCAAACTGGATACTGAGAAATTAAAGCGTACCATTAGAACTGCTATTCGTATGTTGGATAACGTAATCGATATTAACTACTATTCCGTACCGCAAGCACGTAATTCCAACTTGAAACATCGACCTATTGGTTTAGGCCTTATGGGTTTTCAAGATGCATTGTATGAGTTAAAAATTGATTATGCTTCCCCTGAGGCAGTCGAATTTGCTGACTCGTCCATGGAGTTAATCAGTTATTATGCTATTGAGGCTTCTTGTGATTTAGCTAAGGAGCGAGGGAGTTACTCCAGCTACGAAGGTTCTCTATGGAGTAAAGGCATACTGCCAATTGATTCAATTAACTTGTTACAGCAAGCACGTAGCAAATACTTAGAACAAGATCGCTCACAACGATTGGATTGGGAAAGTTTACGTATTAAAGTTCGCACACAAGGAATGCGTAACTCCAATGTGATGGCCATAGCACCGACCGCTACAATTTCTAATATTTGCGGTGTATCACAATCCATTGAGCCTACATATCAAAACTTGTATGTCAAATCGAATTTGTCAGGTGAGTTCACTGTAGTCAATCCATATTTGGTTGCGGATTTAAAAGCATTGAATCTTTGGGATGAAGTGATGGTCAATGATTTGAAATACTTTAACGGTAGTGTGCAACCAATCAGCCGTATTCCTGCTGAATTGAAACAACGTTACGCCACTTCATTTGAAATTGATCCGATTTGGTTAGTTGATGCCGCTTCTCGTCGTCAAAAATGGATTGATCAGGCGCAATCGTTGAATATCTATATGGCTCAACCATCGGGTAAGAAACTGGACCAACTCTACATGCATGCGTGGATACGTGGATTAAAAACTACTTATTACTTACGCAGCCTAGGAGCATCCAATGCGGAGAAATCCACTGTAACTGACGGTGCACTCAATGCAGTTAAAATAATAGCAGAGGAACCAAAGGTATGCTCTATTCTCGATCCAGACTGCGAAGCGTGCCAATAA
- a CDS encoding ribonucleotide-diphosphate reductase subunit beta, producing MSENIQQHDIIHTGATGYEPLEMGAARIHVDDKRIINCRADLNQLVPFKYRWAWDKYLTACANHWMPNEINMSADVALWKDPNGLTEAERLIIKRNLGFFSTADSLVANNLVLAVYRHITNPECRQYLLRQAFEEALHTHAYQYVIESLGLDEAEVFNMYREIPSVATKAAWALPFTQSLGDETFHTGTVENDQRLLRDLIAFYVIFEGIFFYVGFTQILSMGRRNKMVGTSEQFQYILRDESMHMNFGIDVINQIKIENPHLWTPEFKEEMIQLIRQGVALEYQYAKDTMPQGILGMNAEMFEEYLHFIANRRLNQIGLPEQYPGAENPFPWMSEMMDLKKEKNFFETRVIEYQAGGTLSWDDE from the coding sequence ATGTCAGAAAATATACAACAACACGATATAATTCATACTGGTGCCACAGGATATGAGCCTCTTGAAATGGGAGCTGCGCGTATTCACGTTGATGATAAACGTATCATTAACTGCCGGGCAGACTTAAACCAGCTCGTTCCTTTTAAATATAGATGGGCTTGGGACAAGTACTTAACCGCTTGTGCGAATCATTGGATGCCTAATGAAATCAATATGAGCGCTGACGTAGCGCTCTGGAAAGATCCTAATGGACTTACAGAAGCCGAGCGTTTAATTATCAAACGTAATTTGGGATTTTTCTCAACCGCAGATTCATTGGTTGCCAATAACCTAGTGCTCGCTGTTTATCGACATATTACCAATCCGGAATGCAGACAATACTTGTTACGTCAGGCCTTTGAAGAGGCATTGCATACTCATGCGTACCAGTACGTTATTGAGAGTCTAGGACTTGATGAAGCAGAAGTCTTTAATATGTATCGTGAAATCCCCTCTGTTGCAACTAAAGCAGCTTGGGCGTTACCTTTTACTCAAAGCTTGGGTGACGAAACATTCCATACCGGTACTGTAGAAAATGATCAGCGCCTATTGCGCGATTTAATTGCCTTCTATGTAATCTTTGAAGGGATCTTTTTCTATGTTGGCTTCACGCAAATCCTCTCCATGGGACGTCGAAATAAAATGGTAGGCACTTCAGAGCAGTTCCAATATATTTTACGTGATGAATCCATGCATATGAATTTTGGTATTGATGTCATCAACCAAATTAAAATTGAGAACCCCCATTTGTGGACACCTGAATTTAAAGAAGAAATGATTCAATTGATTCGCCAAGGTGTGGCGCTGGAGTATCAATATGCTAAGGACACTATGCCTCAAGGCATTTTAGGAATGAATGCAGAAATGTTCGAAGAATACTTGCACTTCATTGCTAACCGCCGTTTAAATCAAATCGGACTTCCAGAACAGTACCCTGGCGCTGAAAACCCATTCCCTTGGATGAGTGAAATGATGGATTTGAAAAAAGAGAAAAACTTTTTTGAAACTCGCGTCATTGAGTATCAAGCAGGTGGTACTCTCAGCTGGGATGATGAATAA
- a CDS encoding ABC transporter ATP-binding protein — translation MDPLDLKYPVYSAWNFLWQVIKPYRWWYVLMFQAPVLTAIYIFANNYSFKLLVDAFSNETITSYGQLVFPIVLFITAQIVLDVVWRISDFAEWKAEPYARQRLLSSAYNYVQHHSYNYFQNTPSGTVISKLKGLLDGYDSVFANLHHIVGKHFCVVIVSVFVLLVVNFNVFCFMLAWCVLVMVIMLPMALKLNRLSNEVAESKHQIIGSFSDNITNIFSLFYFAKRRAEHRRVNELMSDDFVPRQIALYQYDFKFNMVGSVLYWFMLIAVFIFMIYLRTHDEISTGDFLFVMLTAITISFDLWALMSSLCTFLKEIGDFKSSFSILSTPHDEVDEPGAQAYPIHQGKIEFRQLSFAYNEGSSVFQNLNLLIRPGEKIGLVGHSGAGKSTLISLLLKNFKPTSGQILIDDMPISEITSDSLRQQIALIPQDIMLFHRTLGENIGYAKENATLEEIKHAAAMAKIDNFIESLPEQYDTLVGERGVKLSGGQRQRIAIARAFLKNASLVVLDEATSSLDTLSEQEVQQSINAMLEQNNATVIAIAHRLSTIRHMDRIVVMEGGAIIEEGTFNELVNNEQSYFKKLWDSQVNGMVL, via the coding sequence GTGGACCCTTTAGATTTAAAATATCCAGTTTATTCGGCATGGAATTTTTTATGGCAAGTCATTAAACCTTATCGATGGTGGTATGTTTTAATGTTTCAGGCGCCGGTGCTCACTGCGATTTATATTTTTGCTAATAATTACTCCTTTAAACTTTTAGTGGATGCCTTTTCTAACGAAACAATCACTTCATATGGACAACTGGTGTTTCCTATTGTGTTATTTATCACGGCACAAATCGTGTTGGATGTTGTGTGGCGCATTAGTGATTTCGCTGAGTGGAAGGCTGAGCCATATGCCAGACAAAGATTATTATCCTCTGCCTATAATTACGTGCAGCATCATTCTTATAACTATTTTCAAAATACACCTAGTGGTACTGTAATTAGTAAACTGAAAGGGCTATTGGATGGATATGATAGCGTTTTTGCTAATCTCCATCATATTGTAGGGAAACATTTTTGTGTGGTCATTGTTTCAGTTTTTGTTCTGCTGGTTGTCAATTTCAATGTGTTTTGTTTCATGCTGGCCTGGTGTGTGTTGGTTATGGTCATCATGCTTCCTATGGCACTCAAACTGAATCGACTTTCTAATGAGGTGGCTGAAAGTAAGCACCAAATCATTGGTTCTTTTTCAGATAATATTACCAACATCTTCTCTCTGTTTTATTTTGCCAAACGACGAGCCGAGCATCGACGGGTGAATGAACTGATGTCGGATGATTTTGTTCCGCGACAAATAGCACTGTATCAATACGATTTTAAATTTAATATGGTTGGCTCAGTCCTCTATTGGTTCATGCTGATTGCTGTTTTTATATTTATGATCTATCTACGGACACATGATGAGATTTCCACTGGAGATTTCCTGTTTGTGATGCTCACAGCCATTACCATTTCCTTTGATTTATGGGCTCTGATGAGCAGTCTTTGTACTTTTTTAAAAGAAATAGGGGATTTCAAATCGTCGTTTAGCATTTTATCGACTCCGCATGACGAGGTTGATGAACCCGGAGCACAAGCCTATCCGATTCACCAGGGTAAAATTGAGTTTCGGCAGCTTTCTTTTGCCTACAACGAAGGAAGCTCGGTATTTCAAAATCTAAATCTATTGATCAGGCCTGGGGAGAAGATTGGGTTGGTTGGCCATTCTGGAGCGGGGAAGTCAACACTGATATCCTTGCTATTAAAAAATTTTAAGCCTACCTCAGGGCAAATTTTAATCGATGATATGCCGATTTCAGAGATTACTTCAGATTCTTTGCGTCAACAAATAGCGCTTATTCCACAAGATATTATGCTTTTTCATCGAACACTAGGAGAGAATATTGGCTATGCGAAAGAAAATGCTACGCTTGAAGAGATTAAGCATGCAGCTGCAATGGCTAAGATAGATAATTTTATTGAATCATTGCCGGAACAATATGATACCTTGGTTGGTGAGCGTGGTGTGAAGCTTTCTGGAGGACAGCGCCAGCGTATTGCAATTGCACGTGCATTTTTAAAAAATGCATCGCTTGTTGTTCTGGATGAAGCGACTTCAAGTCTCGATACGCTCTCAGAACAAGAAGTGCAACAATCAATTAACGCCATGCTCGAACAAAATAATGCTACAGTTATCGCCATTGCACATCGGTTGTCGACCATTCGACATATGGATCGAATAGTCGTGATGGAGGGTGGGGCAATTATTGAAGAAGGGACTTTTAATGAACTTGTAAATAATGAGCAAAGCTATTTCAAAAAGCTTTGGGACAGTCAAGTCAATGGGATGGTTTTGTAA
- a CDS encoding DMT family transporter, translated as MWFTFAIFAAILWGFNYALAEKILNSISPITLLALEMTIGAVLFTCISFFTTMKRDVALLTTDSGLLLLTVAEIAIVLVASYFIATSISLKNATIAGIVELTYPIFTIIFTWFLFNQVHVNLSVIIGGLFIFIGILVISLA; from the coding sequence ATGTGGTTCACATTTGCTATTTTTGCTGCCATTTTATGGGGTTTTAATTACGCTCTAGCTGAAAAAATATTAAACAGTATTTCCCCCATTACGCTATTGGCTCTGGAAATGACAATAGGTGCTGTATTGTTTACCTGCATTTCTTTTTTTACTACGATGAAAAGAGATGTTGCGCTTTTAACAACAGACTCTGGTTTATTATTATTAACTGTAGCCGAGATAGCAATCGTACTCGTCGCGAGTTATTTTATCGCGACCTCCATTAGTCTTAAAAATGCGACCATTGCGGGTATTGTCGAATTAACTTACCCCATCTTTACTATTATTTTCACCTGGTTTTTATTTAACCAAGTTCATGTGAATCTCTCAGTCATCATTGGTGGACTGTTTATTTTCATTGGCATTTTAGTAATAAGCTTGGCATAA
- a CDS encoding DEAD/DEAH box helicase: MSFKSLGLIDPLLQSIDELGYKEPSPIQTQAIPQILAGKDVLASAQTGTGKTASFVLPLLQKLSSQPRAKSNRTRILILTPTRELASQVHESILQYGRYLSLRSTVVFGGVKINPQMMKLRSGVELLVATPGRLLDLHQQRAIQFDQIDTLVLDEADRMLDMGFIHDMKRIINWLPKNRQNLMFSATFSDEIRNLVKTILNHPVEIDVTPRNTTVVKIKQTVHPVDKSQKAALLSHLIHKNKWGQTLVFSKTKHGANKLVKQLADAQIHAAAIHGNKSQSQRTKTLAEFKSGELHILVATDIAARGIDIDQLPCVVNFDLPQVAEDYVHRIGRTGRAGASGLAISLVSADEVNQLHAIEKLIQHKLNRIEIEDFEPKHNVPQTNPSSKTKKNFPAKTKTTSTASQFNKKPFAKKINKKGPKQSKHA; encoded by the coding sequence ATGAGTTTTAAGTCACTTGGTTTAATCGACCCCTTACTTCAATCCATAGATGAGTTAGGCTACAAAGAACCCTCTCCTATTCAAACTCAAGCGATTCCACAAATATTAGCAGGTAAGGACGTCCTTGCTTCGGCACAAACAGGCACAGGTAAAACGGCAAGTTTCGTATTACCTCTTTTGCAAAAACTGAGCTCACAACCACGGGCCAAAAGTAATAGAACTCGAATCCTCATTCTAACTCCAACACGTGAATTAGCCAGTCAAGTACATGAGAGTATACTGCAATATGGACGCTATCTATCACTTCGTTCTACGGTAGTCTTTGGTGGGGTAAAAATCAACCCCCAAATGATGAAGTTACGTTCGGGCGTTGAACTGTTAGTCGCCACGCCAGGTCGTTTATTAGATTTACATCAGCAACGCGCCATCCAGTTTGATCAAATTGATACTTTAGTTCTTGATGAAGCCGATAGAATGCTGGACATGGGCTTTATTCACGACATGAAACGAATCATCAATTGGCTGCCTAAAAACCGGCAAAACCTCATGTTCTCAGCCACGTTTTCTGATGAAATTCGAAATCTGGTAAAAACCATTCTGAATCACCCTGTTGAAATTGATGTTACTCCTCGAAACACAACTGTCGTGAAAATCAAACAAACAGTACATCCAGTTGATAAAAGTCAAAAGGCAGCTTTATTGAGCCATTTAATTCATAAAAATAAATGGGGTCAGACCTTAGTGTTTTCAAAAACCAAGCACGGGGCAAATAAATTAGTCAAACAATTAGCCGACGCACAAATTCATGCGGCAGCGATCCATGGCAATAAATCTCAATCCCAACGGACTAAGACTTTAGCAGAATTTAAATCAGGTGAATTACATATTTTAGTGGCCACAGACATTGCTGCTCGCGGTATTGATATTGATCAATTACCTTGTGTAGTTAATTTTGATTTACCCCAGGTTGCTGAAGATTACGTCCACCGTATTGGACGAACAGGCCGCGCTGGTGCCTCAGGACTTGCGATTTCTCTAGTCAGCGCTGATGAAGTCAATCAATTACACGCGATAGAAAAACTGATTCAGCACAAATTAAACCGTATTGAAATTGAAGATTTTGAGCCCAAACACAATGTCCCTCAAACCAATCCCTCGTCTAAAACTAAAAAAAATTTCCCAGCTAAAACGAAGACCACTTCAACAGCCAGTCAATTCAATAAAAAACCATTCGCAAAAAAAATCAACAAGAAGGGGCCTAAACAGTCGAAGCACGCATAA
- a CDS encoding aspartate aminotransferase family protein, translated as MNENNYQRQPRSNEELIQFRKEHFLPTAGFYHKDPIQLVKAQGTYVWDSEGKRYLDAIGGIVCISAGHNHPKIKKALIEAIEDDVIQHTSLLYLNQAPVETAERLLEEAPNGMDRVSFTNSGSEANELAIMAARHATGETMVVNVRHSYHGGTSAALASCGHSIWRFKGQPVTGVTSAVEPYCYRCPFKQKPDSCDLACAKNVETTIQNSTHGKIAAFILEPVMGVGGFITPPDEYFTEVARIVHNYGGKYISDEVQTGAGRGGGDLLLTKTLDIDADMVTMAKGLGNGAAVGAVLMKTEVAETMTGKTYFNTFAGDPLQMIQTKLTLEIIQEEQLVENARIMGNVLKDGFQQLQKKHPLIGDVRGRGLLLGIELVKDPITKAPASEEAFQLMDLCKDKGLLVGKGGQFGNVFRIAPPLTINREQVNFILETLDQSLSELARLYTL; from the coding sequence ATGAATGAGAACAATTATCAAAGACAACCACGCTCAAACGAAGAGCTAATTCAATTCAGAAAAGAACACTTTTTACCTACCGCTGGATTTTACCATAAAGATCCAATACAGCTTGTCAAAGCACAGGGAACTTATGTATGGGATTCTGAAGGAAAACGTTACCTTGATGCCATAGGTGGAATTGTTTGCATCTCAGCAGGACATAATCATCCTAAGATAAAAAAAGCACTTATCGAGGCAATTGAAGATGATGTCATTCAACACACTAGTCTTCTGTATTTAAATCAGGCCCCCGTCGAAACTGCAGAACGTTTGCTTGAGGAAGCACCTAATGGTATGGACAGGGTATCCTTTACTAATTCTGGCTCAGAAGCAAATGAACTTGCCATAATGGCAGCACGTCACGCAACTGGAGAAACGATGGTAGTGAATGTGCGTCACTCTTATCATGGCGGTACTTCTGCTGCTCTTGCCTCATGTGGCCATTCCATCTGGAGATTCAAGGGGCAGCCAGTTACTGGAGTGACATCTGCAGTTGAACCTTATTGCTACCGCTGTCCATTTAAACAAAAGCCTGACAGTTGCGATCTGGCCTGTGCAAAAAATGTTGAAACAACCATTCAAAATTCGACGCATGGAAAAATAGCAGCTTTCATACTGGAGCCCGTGATGGGGGTGGGAGGCTTTATTACTCCTCCAGATGAGTATTTTACCGAGGTCGCCCGTATTGTTCATAACTATGGTGGCAAATACATCAGTGATGAAGTACAAACTGGAGCAGGACGTGGGGGTGGCGATCTGTTATTGACCAAAACTTTGGATATTGATGCCGATATGGTAACCATGGCTAAAGGATTAGGTAACGGCGCGGCAGTTGGGGCCGTACTTATGAAAACTGAGGTTGCGGAAACTATGACTGGCAAAACGTATTTTAATACCTTTGCAGGTGACCCATTGCAAATGATCCAAACTAAGCTCACACTGGAAATCATTCAAGAAGAGCAGCTTGTCGAAAATGCGCGCATTATGGGTAATGTCCTCAAGGATGGTTTTCAACAATTACAAAAGAAACATCCTCTTATTGGAGATGTTCGAGGGCGCGGCTTGCTTTTAGGGATTGAACTGGTCAAAGATCCTATAACAAAAGCTCCAGCATCTGAAGAGGCATTTCAGCTAATGGACCTATGTAAGGATAAAGGGTTATTAGTTGGAAAAGGTGGGCAATTTGGCAATGTCTTCCGAATAGCACCGCCGTTGACCATTAATCGGGAGCAGGTGAATTTTATACTTGAAACACTTGATCAGTCTTTATCCGAGTTAGCGCGATTGTATACTCTATAA